From Streptomyces sp. HUAS MG91, the proteins below share one genomic window:
- a CDS encoding SpoIIE family protein phosphatase — translation MVRTSLPGNPLAPAAARRFVRAAFADWTELALPVAATLSDRLVDDAVVVLSELVTNAVVHAGTSVELLCRMEPVAPDGTPAGLVVEVTDHHPSRAVRTDRGPRSPETPEYGRGVQLVAGLAESWGITYRASTKTVWARLPTDGTETSAPVLLEQQASGQQAPAPQGPDASSARALQRGLRAAEILAPVSRRDPQDRDWINRGALSFLAEASDLLAGQLDEDMVAALVGQLLVPRLADWCAIWLYDEEGRGLPGIADHDARGADPLHAPRLARVWHTHENRLEDLRRILEKEPPRLPDAVRTAAVPVPCPFETAPDDAGAALAYRLSAGGRTLGILLIGRAGLQTFPDEVTGLVEDFSRRVALAVSAARRFTRQATISRILQRGLLPTAIAEIPGLRSALVYEPKERGGPGGDFYDVFPAGDGRWCFALGDVQGKGPEAAVMIGLARPWLRLLAREGYSAHQVLDRLNRLLLDDATEAADTAGRALAAVGGQGVPQEGSTSRFLSLLYGELTPTAAGMSCTIASAGHPLPLLMRPGGEVVPAAGPQVLLGVVDDPDYTSETFELSAGDTLLCVTDGVTERRRGALQFDDGDGLAQALAGCAGLSAPLLAERIRRLVHAFADAPPDDDLALLVLQAE, via the coding sequence GTGGTGCGGACGTCGCTGCCCGGGAACCCACTGGCACCCGCTGCCGCCCGCCGTTTCGTCCGTGCCGCCTTCGCCGACTGGACCGAACTGGCCCTGCCCGTGGCCGCCACCCTCAGTGACCGGCTGGTCGACGACGCCGTCGTCGTCCTGAGCGAACTCGTCACGAACGCCGTGGTGCACGCGGGCACCAGCGTCGAACTGCTGTGCAGGATGGAGCCCGTCGCGCCGGACGGCACCCCCGCGGGGCTCGTCGTCGAGGTCACCGACCACCACCCGTCCCGCGCCGTGCGCACCGACCGCGGACCGCGCTCGCCGGAGACCCCCGAGTACGGCCGCGGCGTCCAGCTCGTCGCCGGTCTCGCCGAGTCGTGGGGGATCACCTACCGCGCGAGCACCAAGACGGTGTGGGCCCGCCTGCCCACCGACGGCACGGAGACCTCCGCGCCCGTCCTCCTGGAACAGCAGGCGTCCGGACAGCAGGCCCCGGCACCGCAGGGCCCGGACGCGTCGTCCGCGCGCGCCCTCCAGCGCGGGCTGCGCGCCGCGGAGATCCTGGCGCCCGTGTCCCGCCGCGACCCGCAGGACCGCGACTGGATCAACCGCGGCGCGCTCTCCTTCCTCGCCGAGGCCTCCGACCTCCTCGCCGGGCAGCTCGACGAGGACATGGTCGCCGCGCTCGTCGGCCAGCTCCTCGTGCCACGGCTCGCCGACTGGTGCGCGATCTGGCTCTACGACGAGGAGGGGCGCGGCCTGCCGGGCATCGCCGACCACGACGCGCGCGGCGCCGACCCCCTGCACGCGCCGCGGCTCGCCCGCGTCTGGCACACCCACGAGAACCGCCTGGAGGACCTGCGCCGGATCCTGGAGAAGGAACCGCCCCGGCTGCCGGACGCCGTGCGCACCGCCGCCGTGCCGGTGCCCTGCCCGTTCGAGACCGCCCCCGACGACGCGGGCGCCGCGCTCGCCTACCGGCTCTCGGCGGGCGGCCGCACCCTCGGCATCCTGCTCATCGGCCGGGCCGGACTCCAGACCTTCCCCGACGAGGTCACCGGCCTCGTCGAGGACTTCAGCCGCCGCGTCGCGCTCGCCGTCAGCGCGGCCCGCCGCTTCACCCGGCAGGCCACCATCAGCCGGATCCTCCAGCGCGGCCTGCTGCCCACCGCCATCGCCGAGATCCCTGGCCTCAGGAGCGCCCTCGTGTACGAGCCGAAGGAGCGGGGCGGCCCCGGCGGCGACTTCTACGACGTCTTCCCGGCCGGTGACGGACGCTGGTGCTTCGCGCTCGGCGACGTCCAGGGCAAGGGGCCCGAGGCGGCCGTGATGATCGGGCTGGCCCGGCCCTGGCTGCGGCTGCTCGCCCGCGAGGGGTACTCGGCCCACCAGGTCCTGGACCGGCTCAACCGGCTGCTGCTCGACGACGCCACCGAGGCCGCCGACACCGCCGGTCGCGCGCTCGCCGCAGTCGGCGGCCAGGGGGTGCCGCAGGAGGGCTCCACCTCCCGCTTCCTGTCCCTGCTCTACGGCGAGCTGACGCCCACCGCCGCCGGGATGAGCTGCACCATCGCCTCCGCCGGGCATCCGCTGCCGCTGCTGATGCGGCCCGGCGGCGAGGTTGTCCCCGCGGCCGGCCCCCAGGTGCTGCTCGGGGTCGTCGACGACCCCGACTACACCAGCGAGACCTTCGAGCTGTCCGCCGGGGACACCCTGCTGTGCGTCACCGACGGGGTGACCGAGCGGCGTCGCGGGGCCCTCCAGTTCGACGATGGCGACGGGCTGGCCCAGGCCCTCGCCGGATGCGCGGGCCTGTCGGCCCCGCTCCTCGCCGAGCGCATCAGACGCCTGGTCCACGCCTTCGCCGACGCCCCACCGGACGACGACCTGGCCCTGCTGGTGCTGCAAGCCGAGTAG
- a CDS encoding HAMP domain-containing protein — MLRASDLRPLLAAITSARDGNFVHVQEPGEGLVGELGAVFNQLVDRSAHFSSELTRVRREIVRHGRLDERMETSPGYGAWATRVHDVNTVIGALVAPAANATRVLDAVAGGDLTQRVDLHDGTRQLRGDLRSLGRAVNKMVDQLSLFTGEVTRVAREVGTEGRLGGRAKAQGLSGSWRDVTEAVNTMASRLTAQVRDIALVTTAVARGDLTRTVTIEATGELLELKLTVNTMVDQLSAFADEVTRVAREVGTEGQLGGRAQVRGVSGVWKDLTDNVNFMASNLTSQVRNIAQVTTAVANGDLSQKITVDAKGEILELKSTINTMVDQLSAFADEVTRVAREVGTEGQLGGRAQVRGVSGVWKDLTDNVNFMADNLTSQVRNIALVSTAVAQGDLGKKITVEAKGEILELKSTINTMVDQLSAFADEVTRVAREVGTEGNLGGQAQVRGVSGVWKDLTDNVNFMASNLTSQVRNIAQVTTAVAQGDLSKKISVDARGEILELKDTVNTMVEQLRGFADEVTRVAREVGTDGRLGGRATVHGVSGVWKDLTDNVNYMADNLTSQVRNIAQVATAVAQGDLSKKIDVDARGEILELKTTINTMVDTLSSFSSEVTRVAREVGSEGQLGGQARVEGVYGTWKRLTTNVNELASNLTTQVRAIAEVASAVTSGDMSRSITVETQGEVAELKNNINLMVANLRETTRAKDWLESNLARLAALMQGHRDLMEVADLILRELTPLVNAQYGAFFLAEPDEGDTPIRPAIPTKGLAYIAGYASAAASVVDTGGMPVHGLVRQAALEKKRILVEDAPPDYIKINSGLGEAAPASVVIIPILFEDKLLGVIELASFSRFSDVHLAFFDQFVNTIGVAINTIIANSRTESLLGESQRLATQLQERSNELQRQQAELQRSNAELEEKAALLATSSQYKSEFLANMSHELRTPLNSLLILARLLSDNPDGHLNDQEVQFATTIHRSGSDLLQLINDILDLSKIEAGRMDVRPKKLPLIKLLDYVHATFRPITLDRGLAFEVTVGEDVPREMFSDEQRLQQILRNLLSNAIKFTANGKVELRVSRVKDPEHQYVRDSDDLIAFAVSDTGIGIARDKLPVIFEAFQQADGTTNRKYGGTGLGLSISREISGLLGGRIIAESEPGHGSTFTLYVPVRHPSHEPHEPVAEPGQAAPHAGQRPPLVPEQQTMAPDSYPPHEQEDNWPTPTKLEQWQSGRAGQVLAGRRVLIVDDDIRNVFALTHVLGRVGMPVLYAENGREGIETLELNPDIELVLMDIMMPEMDGYETISVIRATPHWAGLPIVALTAKAMPGDREKSIAKGANDYVPKPVDVDQLLTVVCDLLDPGDPDDPDAPDDTADVSVGSGTPHEGESVAPPTSERGTPSP, encoded by the coding sequence ATGCTCCGCGCCTCCGATCTGCGCCCGCTGCTGGCAGCCATCACCTCCGCGCGGGACGGGAACTTCGTCCACGTCCAGGAGCCCGGGGAGGGCCTGGTCGGCGAGCTGGGGGCGGTGTTCAACCAACTGGTCGACCGCAGCGCCCACTTCAGCTCCGAGCTGACCCGGGTGCGCCGGGAGATCGTCCGGCACGGGCGGCTCGACGAGCGGATGGAGACGAGCCCCGGGTACGGCGCGTGGGCGACCCGCGTCCACGACGTGAACACCGTCATCGGGGCTCTGGTGGCCCCGGCGGCCAATGCCACCCGGGTGCTGGACGCGGTCGCGGGCGGCGATCTGACGCAGCGGGTCGACCTGCACGACGGCACCCGTCAGTTACGCGGGGACCTGCGCAGCCTGGGCCGCGCGGTCAACAAGATGGTGGATCAGCTCTCCCTGTTCACCGGTGAGGTGACCCGGGTCGCCCGTGAGGTCGGCACCGAGGGCCGGCTCGGCGGGCGCGCCAAGGCCCAGGGGCTGAGCGGCAGCTGGCGTGACGTGACCGAGGCCGTGAACACGATGGCGTCGCGGCTGACGGCCCAGGTGCGGGACATCGCGCTGGTGACGACGGCGGTGGCCCGCGGCGACCTGACCCGTACGGTCACCATCGAGGCGACGGGCGAACTGCTCGAACTGAAGCTGACCGTGAACACGATGGTCGACCAGCTCTCCGCGTTCGCCGACGAGGTCACCCGCGTGGCCCGTGAGGTCGGCACCGAGGGCCAGCTCGGTGGCCGCGCCCAGGTCCGCGGCGTCTCCGGCGTCTGGAAGGACCTCACCGACAACGTCAACTTCATGGCGTCGAACCTCACCTCGCAGGTCCGCAACATCGCGCAGGTCACCACGGCGGTGGCCAACGGCGACCTGAGCCAGAAGATCACGGTCGACGCGAAGGGCGAGATCCTCGAACTCAAGTCGACGATCAACACGATGGTCGACCAGCTCTCCGCCTTCGCCGACGAGGTCACCCGCGTGGCCCGCGAGGTCGGCACCGAGGGCCAGCTCGGCGGCCGCGCCCAGGTCCGCGGCGTCTCCGGCGTCTGGAAGGACCTCACCGACAACGTCAACTTCATGGCGGACAACCTGACCTCCCAGGTCCGCAACATCGCGCTCGTCTCGACGGCGGTGGCCCAGGGCGACCTCGGCAAGAAGATCACCGTCGAGGCGAAGGGCGAGATCCTCGAACTCAAGTCGACGATCAACACGATGGTCGACCAGCTCTCCGCCTTCGCCGACGAGGTCACCCGCGTGGCCCGCGAGGTGGGCACGGAGGGGAACCTGGGCGGTCAGGCCCAGGTGCGGGGCGTATCGGGGGTCTGGAAGGACCTCACGGACAACGTCAACTTCATGGCGTCGAACCTCACCTCCCAGGTCCGCAACATCGCGCAGGTCACCACGGCCGTCGCGCAGGGCGACCTGTCGAAGAAGATCTCGGTCGACGCGCGCGGCGAGATCCTGGAGCTGAAGGACACCGTCAACACGATGGTGGAGCAGCTGCGCGGCTTCGCCGACGAGGTGACCCGTGTGGCCCGCGAGGTCGGCACCGACGGCCGTCTCGGCGGGCGTGCAACCGTGCACGGCGTGTCGGGCGTCTGGAAGGACCTGACCGACAACGTCAACTACATGGCGGACAACCTGACTTCCCAAGTGCGCAACATCGCCCAGGTCGCCACGGCGGTGGCCCAGGGCGACCTGTCCAAGAAGATCGACGTCGACGCGCGCGGCGAGATCCTCGAACTGAAGACGACCATCAACACGATGGTCGACACGCTCTCGTCGTTCTCCTCCGAGGTCACGCGTGTGGCCCGTGAGGTGGGTTCCGAGGGCCAGCTCGGCGGTCAGGCGCGGGTGGAGGGCGTGTACGGCACCTGGAAGCGCCTGACGACGAACGTGAACGAGCTGGCGTCGAACCTGACGACCCAGGTCCGCGCCATCGCCGAGGTGGCCTCCGCGGTGACCTCCGGCGACATGTCCCGCTCCATCACGGTGGAGACGCAGGGCGAGGTCGCCGAGCTGAAGAACAACATCAACCTGATGGTCGCCAACCTGCGCGAGACGACCCGCGCGAAGGACTGGCTGGAGTCGAACCTGGCCCGCCTCGCGGCCCTGATGCAGGGCCACCGCGACCTGATGGAGGTCGCCGACCTGATCCTGCGCGAGCTGACACCGCTGGTGAACGCCCAGTACGGCGCGTTCTTCCTCGCGGAGCCCGACGAGGGCGACACCCCGATCCGCCCCGCGATCCCCACCAAGGGACTCGCCTACATCGCGGGGTACGCGTCGGCGGCGGCCTCGGTCGTCGACACCGGCGGCATGCCGGTGCACGGGCTGGTCCGCCAGGCGGCGCTGGAGAAGAAGCGCATCCTCGTCGAGGACGCCCCGCCGGACTACATCAAGATCAACAGCGGTCTGGGGGAAGCGGCCCCGGCCTCGGTCGTCATCATCCCGATCCTGTTCGAGGACAAGCTCCTCGGCGTGATCGAGCTGGCGTCGTTCTCCCGCTTCTCCGACGTCCACCTGGCGTTCTTCGACCAGTTCGTCAACACCATCGGCGTCGCGATCAACACCATCATCGCCAACTCCCGCACGGAGTCGCTGCTCGGCGAGTCGCAGCGCCTGGCGACGCAGTTGCAGGAACGTTCGAACGAGCTCCAGCGTCAGCAGGCCGAGTTGCAGCGCTCCAACGCCGAGCTGGAGGAGAAGGCGGCCCTGCTGGCGACCTCGTCCCAGTACAAGTCGGAGTTCCTGGCGAACATGTCGCACGAGCTGCGTACGCCGCTGAACTCGCTGCTCATCCTGGCCCGGCTGCTCTCCGACAACCCGGACGGCCATCTCAACGACCAGGAGGTGCAGTTCGCGACGACGATCCACCGCTCGGGGTCCGATCTGCTCCAGCTCATCAACGACATCCTCGACCTGTCGAAGATCGAGGCCGGCCGGATGGACGTCCGCCCGAAGAAGCTGCCGCTCATCAAGCTCCTCGACTACGTCCACGCCACGTTCCGCCCGATCACCCTCGACCGCGGTCTCGCCTTCGAGGTGACGGTCGGCGAGGACGTGCCGCGGGAGATGTTCTCCGACGAGCAGCGCCTCCAGCAGATCCTGCGCAACTTGCTGTCGAACGCGATCAAGTTCACCGCGAACGGCAAGGTCGAACTGCGGGTCTCCCGGGTCAAGGACCCCGAGCACCAGTACGTGCGCGACAGCGACGACCTGATCGCGTTCGCCGTCTCCGACACCGGCATCGGGATCGCCCGCGACAAGCTCCCCGTCATCTTCGAGGCGTTCCAGCAGGCCGACGGCACCACGAACCGCAAGTACGGCGGCACCGGCCTCGGCCTGTCCATCAGCCGGGAGATCTCCGGGCTGCTCGGCGGCCGCATCATCGCCGAGAGCGAGCCGGGCCACGGCTCCACGTTCACGCTGTACGTGCCGGTGCGCCACCCGAGCCACGAGCCGCACGAGCCGGTCGCGGAGCCGGGCCAGGCCGCCCCGCACGCGGGCCAGCGGCCGCCGCTCGTGCCGGAGCAGCAGACCATGGCCCCGGACTCGTACCCGCCGCACGAGCAGGAGGACAACTGGCCCACGCCGACCAAGCTGGAGCAGTGGCAGTCGGGCCGCGCGGGGCAGGTGCTCGCCGGGCGCCGGGTCCTGATCGTCGACGACGACATCCGCAACGTGTTCGCGCTGACCCACGTCCTGGGCCGGGTCGGCATGCCGGTGCTGTACGCGGAGAACGGCCGGGAGGGCATCGAGACCCTGGAGCTCAACCCGGACATCGAGCTGGTCCTGATGGACATCATGATGCCGGAGATGGACGGCTACGAGACCATCTCCGTGATCCGCGCGACGCCGCACTGGGCCGGGCTTCCCATCGTGGCGCTGACCGCGAAGGCGATGCCCGGCGACCGTGAGAAGTCGATCGCCAAGGGCGCCAACGACTACGTACCGAAACCGGTGGACGTCGACCAGCTGCTGACCGTCGTCTGCGATCTGCTGGACCCGGGAGACCCCGACGATCCCGACGCCCCCGACGACACCGCTGACGTGTCCGTCGGCTCGGGGACACCGCACGAGGGGGAGTCCGTGGCTCCGCCGACGAGTGAGCGAGGCACACCGTCACCATGA
- a CDS encoding response regulator, whose product MTISGASSSERASILLVDDMEDNLVALEAVLGSLNEPLVRARSGEEAMKALLRHRFAVVLLDIRMPGMDGFETASNIKRLDQTKDVPIIFLTGTDADAGYAFRGYATGAADYLTKPFDPWVLRAKVTVFLDLHRKNQQLERLLAREQAQLDALAGRMSSIERLLAEHPQPDVSELRTRVSRMEETLRALRRP is encoded by the coding sequence ATGACCATCTCAGGCGCCAGTTCGAGCGAGCGGGCCAGCATCCTCCTGGTCGACGACATGGAGGACAACCTGGTCGCGCTCGAAGCGGTCCTCGGATCGCTCAACGAGCCGCTGGTGCGGGCCCGTTCGGGCGAGGAAGCCATGAAGGCGCTGCTGCGGCACCGGTTCGCGGTCGTCCTTCTGGACATCCGGATGCCGGGCATGGACGGGTTCGAGACGGCGTCGAACATCAAGCGCCTGGATCAGACGAAGGACGTCCCGATCATCTTCCTCACCGGCACGGACGCGGACGCGGGCTACGCCTTCCGCGGCTACGCGACCGGGGCGGCCGACTATCTGACCAAGCCCTTCGACCCGTGGGTGCTGCGCGCCAAGGTCACCGTCTTCCTCGATCTGCACCGCAAGAACCAGCAGCTGGAGCGGCTGCTGGCGCGCGAGCAGGCGCAGCTCGACGCGCTGGCCGGCCGGATGTCCTCGATCGAGCGCCTGCTGGCCGAGCACCCGCAACCGGACGTCTCGGAGCTGCGCACCCGCGTCTCCCGGATGGAGGAAACGTTGCGCGCGCTGAGGCGCCCCTGA
- a CDS encoding long-chain fatty acid--CoA ligase — MSDTQTLIENRPPSVASLFLERVAATPDAEAYRYPVPAAAGSGPDEWKSLSWAQAAQRVYAIAAGLVELGVHAEERVALASSTRVEWILADLGIMCAGAATTTVYPQTNAEESAFILSDSESKVLVAEDAAQLAKARESRAELPELRHVVVIDATGVEPDAADPDGWLLTLEDLEARGAAYLEKNPEVVKERVGAIDKDQLATLIYTSGTTGRPKGVRLPHDNWSYMAKAIASTGLVGQDDVQYLWLPLAHVFGKVLTSGQIEVGHVTAVDGRVDKIIENLPVVQPTYMAAVPRIFEKVYNGVAAKARAGGAAKYKIFQWAAGVAREYAKVSQDNFRRTGVASVPFALSSKHKVADALVYSKLREAFGGRLRACVSGSAALAPEIGYFFAGAGVHILEGYGLTESSAASFVNPGEAYRTGTVGKPLPGTEVRIADDGEILLRGPGIMEGYHGLPDKTAEVLESDGWFHTGDIGELSVDGYLRITDRKKDLIKTSGGKYIAPAEVEGQFKAVCPYVSNILVHGADRNFCTALIALDEPAILEWAKENGLEGKTYADVVAAPATVRLVEGYVAELNQGLQRWQTIKKFKLLPRDLDIEHGELTPSLKLKRPVVERQYKGLLDEMYAGTREG, encoded by the coding sequence GCCGGCCTCGTCGAGCTGGGCGTGCACGCCGAGGAGCGGGTGGCGCTCGCCTCCTCGACCCGGGTCGAGTGGATCCTCGCCGACCTCGGCATCATGTGCGCCGGCGCCGCGACCACCACCGTCTATCCGCAGACCAACGCCGAGGAGTCGGCGTTCATCCTCTCCGACTCCGAGTCGAAGGTGCTCGTCGCCGAGGACGCGGCCCAGCTCGCCAAGGCCCGCGAGTCCCGCGCCGAGCTGCCCGAGCTGCGCCACGTCGTCGTCATCGACGCGACCGGTGTCGAGCCGGACGCCGCCGACCCCGACGGCTGGCTGCTTACCCTGGAGGACCTGGAGGCGCGCGGCGCCGCCTACCTGGAGAAGAACCCGGAGGTGGTGAAGGAGCGCGTCGGCGCGATCGACAAGGACCAGCTCGCCACCCTCATCTACACCTCCGGCACCACCGGCCGCCCCAAGGGCGTCCGCCTCCCGCACGACAACTGGTCGTACATGGCGAAGGCCATCGCCTCCACCGGGCTCGTCGGCCAGGACGACGTGCAGTACCTGTGGCTGCCGCTCGCCCACGTCTTCGGCAAGGTGCTCACCAGCGGCCAGATCGAGGTCGGGCACGTCACGGCCGTCGACGGCCGCGTCGACAAGATCATCGAGAACCTGCCGGTCGTGCAGCCCACCTACATGGCCGCCGTGCCGCGCATCTTCGAGAAGGTCTACAACGGGGTCGCCGCCAAGGCGCGGGCCGGCGGCGCCGCCAAGTACAAGATCTTCCAGTGGGCGGCCGGAGTCGCCCGCGAGTACGCGAAGGTCAGCCAGGACAACTTCCGCAGGACCGGCGTGGCCTCCGTGCCGTTCGCCCTCTCCTCCAAGCACAAGGTCGCCGACGCCCTCGTCTACAGCAAGCTGCGCGAGGCCTTCGGCGGCCGGCTGCGGGCCTGCGTCTCCGGCTCCGCCGCGCTGGCCCCCGAGATCGGCTACTTCTTCGCCGGCGCGGGCGTCCACATCCTGGAGGGCTACGGGCTGACCGAGTCCTCCGCCGCGTCCTTCGTCAACCCCGGCGAGGCCTACCGCACCGGCACCGTCGGCAAGCCGCTGCCCGGCACCGAGGTGCGCATCGCCGACGACGGCGAGATCCTGCTGCGCGGCCCCGGCATCATGGAGGGCTACCACGGGCTGCCCGACAAGACCGCCGAGGTCCTGGAGAGCGACGGCTGGTTCCACACCGGCGACATCGGCGAGCTGTCCGTCGACGGCTATCTGCGGATCACCGACCGCAAGAAGGACCTGATCAAGACCTCCGGCGGCAAGTACATCGCGCCCGCCGAGGTCGAGGGCCAGTTCAAGGCCGTCTGCCCCTACGTGTCCAACATCCTGGTGCACGGCGCCGACCGGAACTTCTGCACCGCCCTCATCGCGCTCGACGAGCCCGCGATCCTGGAGTGGGCGAAGGAGAACGGCCTGGAGGGCAAGACGTACGCGGACGTCGTCGCCGCCCCCGCCACCGTCCGGCTCGTCGAAGGCTATGTCGCGGAGCTGAACCAGGGGCTCCAGCGCTGGCAGACCATCAAGAAGTTCAAGCTCCTGCCGCGCGACCTCGACATCGAGCACGGCGAGCTGACGCCCAGCCTCAAGCTCAAGCGGCCGGTCGTCGAGCGGCAGTACAAGGGGCTGCTCGACGAGATGTACGCCGGTACGCGCGAGGGCTGA